The following proteins are co-located in the Abditibacteriaceae bacterium genome:
- a CDS encoding NADH-quinone oxidoreductase subunit A, which produces MNYAHLFPLLALFVVAAGFAAANVLLSTLLGPRRPNAVKNDSYECGIDPVGDARLRFSVKFYIIAMLFILFDIEAIFLYPWAVMFNQLRLFGLIEMFAFLGFLVMGYVYLWKRGALEWD; this is translated from the coding sequence ATGAATTACGCACATTTGTTTCCGCTCCTTGCGCTGTTTGTTGTCGCGGCGGGCTTTGCAGCAGCCAACGTGTTGCTTTCGACACTTCTGGGGCCGCGCCGTCCGAACGCGGTCAAAAACGATTCTTACGAATGTGGCATAGACCCGGTCGGCGACGCGCGGCTGCGCTTCTCGGTGAAGTTCTACATCATTGCGATGTTGTTCATTTTGTTCGACATCGAAGCGATTTTCTTGTATCCGTGGGCCGTAATGTTCAATCAGTTGCGCTTGTTCGGCTTGATTGAAATGTTTGCGTTTCTCGGTTTTCTCGTGATGGGCTACGTTTACCTGTGGAAACGTGGCGCTCTCGAATGGGATTAA
- a CDS encoding BON domain-containing protein produces MKTKSFLVAACFAATSLAPAHFAHAQNGAPTQSVPDFKTFLSGNNRPLTLKFRDLTPQHRRIVVAAQSDSFSTYIQMMGAATGVEMGVYFTRGETVSIGEETYLVAYRPQTPLDAAAIRNFGHGDPVVPTKPSPNAELALSLLNLRTAGSLNDVRPFDAKRDMQTPAEGATASVRTLEILGRGVRQAIYSNNGIVPKVGKVVTAQLRRAFYPHVHDERTWRNPMTDEYYTPNPAISGLKLSRVTNTKFLPAFYEAEAASDDTRGVLFLDGHVERVSVARWQRISAVKPKMRPMATNATVVPMVKTALGSNSSLSGANIDVEASGGRIILTGTARSRAQKVLAGRVALKAAPNYTVVNKLKAPGSKGTAVTSGPENGTTTTVVEVSD; encoded by the coding sequence ATGAAAACAAAATCTTTTCTTGTTGCGGCGTGTTTCGCCGCGACTTCGCTCGCACCTGCACATTTCGCGCACGCGCAAAATGGCGCGCCGACGCAAAGCGTTCCTGATTTCAAAACTTTTCTTTCGGGCAATAACCGCCCGCTGACACTGAAGTTCCGCGACCTGACTCCGCAGCATCGACGCATTGTCGTGGCGGCGCAAAGCGATTCGTTCTCGACTTACATTCAAATGATGGGCGCGGCAACGGGCGTTGAGATGGGTGTTTATTTCACGCGTGGCGAAACGGTTTCCATCGGCGAAGAAACGTATCTCGTGGCGTATCGCCCGCAAACGCCGCTCGACGCCGCCGCGATACGTAACTTTGGACACGGCGATCCGGTGGTTCCGACCAAGCCTTCGCCCAACGCCGAACTCGCCTTGTCGTTGCTCAACCTGCGTACCGCGGGCAGCTTAAACGATGTGCGTCCGTTCGATGCCAAGCGCGATATGCAAACGCCCGCCGAAGGTGCTACGGCCTCGGTCCGCACGCTGGAAATTCTGGGACGCGGCGTTCGTCAGGCAATTTATTCCAACAACGGCATTGTGCCGAAAGTCGGCAAAGTTGTCACGGCGCAGTTGCGACGCGCGTTTTATCCGCACGTCCACGACGAGCGCACCTGGCGCAACCCGATGACCGACGAATATTACACGCCGAACCCGGCAATTTCCGGTTTGAAACTGAGCCGCGTGACGAACACGAAATTTCTTCCGGCCTTTTACGAAGCCGAAGCCGCCAGCGATGACACGCGCGGTGTCTTGTTCCTCGATGGTCACGTCGAGCGCGTCTCGGTCGCACGTTGGCAGCGCATCAGCGCCGTCAAGCCGAAGATGAGGCCAATGGCGACCAACGCCACCGTTGTGCCGATGGTGAAAACGGCTCTGGGTAGCAACTCTTCATTAAGCGGCGCAAACATCGATGTTGAGGCAAGTGGCGGACGGATTATTCTGACCGGCACCGCCCGCTCGCGTGCTCAGAAAGTTCTTGCAGGCCGTGTCGCCTTGAAAGCTGCGCCGAATTACACAGTCGTCAACAAGCTGAAAGCGCCTGGAAGCAAAGGGACTGCCGTTACCTCCGGGCCGGAGAATGGAACAACGACAACAGTCGTTGAGGTTTCAGATTGA
- a CDS encoding NADH-quinone oxidoreductase subunit B family protein, whose translation MADIISLEPVGPMTGANPQSENPEDQIALGKLSELVDWARKGSLWPLTFGLACCAIEMMATVGAKYDISRFGAEVFRASPRQADVMIVAGRVSQKMAPVLRQIYDQMAEPKWVIAMGACASCGGVFNNYAIVQGVDRIVPVDIYVPGCPPRPEQLIWGIIQLQEKIDREGMRRAKGQVELTEAAAYTPPIKDARRTKDPMVVSDGQTQERKARKTVEKIPV comes from the coding sequence ATGGCAGATATTATTTCTCTTGAACCCGTTGGCCCGATGACGGGTGCCAACCCACAATCGGAAAACCCGGAAGACCAGATTGCGCTCGGCAAATTGAGCGAGCTTGTCGATTGGGCACGCAAAGGCAGCCTCTGGCCTTTGACGTTTGGCCTCGCCTGCTGCGCTATCGAAATGATGGCGACAGTCGGCGCGAAGTACGACATCTCGCGCTTCGGCGCCGAGGTCTTTCGCGCTTCTCCGCGTCAGGCCGACGTGATGATTGTCGCGGGTCGCGTTTCACAAAAGATGGCGCCGGTTCTGCGCCAGATTTACGACCAGATGGCCGAACCGAAATGGGTCATCGCAATGGGCGCGTGCGCCAGTTGCGGCGGCGTGTTCAACAACTACGCGATTGTGCAGGGCGTAGACCGCATCGTGCCGGTCGATATTTATGTTCCCGGTTGTCCTCCGCGTCCGGAACAGCTCATCTGGGGCATTATTCAGCTTCAGGAAAAAATCGACCGCGAAGGAATGCGCCGCGCCAAAGGTCAGGTTGAATTGACCGAAGCCGCCGCTTACACGCCGCCGATTAAAGACGCGCGCCGCACCAAAGACCCGATGGTCGTCAGCGACGGCCAGACGCAGGAACGCAAAGCCCGTAAAACGGTGGAGAAAATTCCGGTCTAA
- a CDS encoding MBOAT family O-acyltransferase has translation MVFSSYLFVFYFLPLSLLLYYAVPSRRGRHFFLTTLSTVFYGWANPRFIPLMFVTISIDYLAGRVQAHDGFRGWKNEIVVLPEGGPRSRTQKLALLVAIVSNIGLLAWFKYANFALDNWRALAAYTGLPLWDTALRVTLPLGISFYTFQAMSYAIDVYRGHTLAMRSFLDYATFVSMYQQLVAGPIVRFADVADQLRGHSHTLSKVARGVALFACGLAMKVLLANPCGKVADTVFNAGPATALDAWLGVFAYSLQIFFDFAAYSEMAIGLGLLCGWVFAKNFETPYQSRSITEFWRRWHISLSTWLRDYLYIPLGGNRHGETRTYFNLWITMLLGGLWHGASWNFLLWGAWHGAWLALERRRGPLWKDTPPLVQTVCTFGVVLLSWTLFRTADFPAAISYFQALFGFAENAPGALAVGGLILQPYYLVSIALAAYFAFCCRSAWDWTQKLSLTKAFACLLLLWFALVMLLTQAYNPFIYFIF, from the coding sequence ATGGTTTTCTCCTCCTACCTTTTCGTTTTCTATTTTCTTCCACTCTCGCTGCTGCTTTATTACGCCGTCCCGTCGCGGCGTGGGCGGCATTTCTTTCTCACGACTCTTTCGACGGTTTTCTATGGCTGGGCGAACCCGCGCTTTATCCCGCTGATGTTCGTCACGATTTCGATTGATTATCTCGCGGGCCGCGTCCAAGCGCACGACGGGTTTCGCGGTTGGAAAAATGAAATTGTCGTTCTGCCCGAAGGTGGGCCGCGCTCGCGCACGCAGAAACTGGCTCTTCTGGTCGCGATTGTTTCCAATATCGGTTTGCTGGCGTGGTTCAAATACGCCAACTTCGCGCTCGATAACTGGCGCGCGCTAGCGGCCTACACCGGCCTTCCACTGTGGGACACGGCGTTACGCGTCACGCTTCCGCTTGGCATTTCGTTTTACACTTTTCAGGCGATGAGCTACGCGATTGACGTGTATCGCGGCCACACGCTCGCGATGCGTTCATTCCTCGATTACGCGACCTTCGTGTCGATGTATCAGCAGCTTGTCGCCGGGCCGATTGTGCGCTTTGCCGATGTCGCCGATCAGTTGCGCGGGCACTCGCATACGCTGTCGAAAGTCGCGCGCGGCGTAGCGCTTTTCGCGTGCGGGCTGGCGATGAAAGTGTTGCTGGCGAACCCGTGCGGCAAAGTCGCCGATACGGTTTTCAACGCCGGCCCCGCAACCGCGCTAGACGCGTGGCTTGGTGTGTTTGCGTATTCACTGCAAATTTTCTTCGACTTCGCGGCCTATTCAGAAATGGCGATTGGGCTGGGCCTCTTGTGCGGCTGGGTTTTCGCAAAAAACTTTGAAACGCCGTATCAATCGCGCAGCATTACCGAATTCTGGCGGCGCTGGCATATTTCGCTTTCGACGTGGTTGCGCGATTACCTTTATATTCCGCTCGGCGGCAACCGACACGGCGAAACGCGCACTTATTTCAACCTGTGGATTACGATGCTGCTCGGCGGTTTGTGGCATGGCGCGAGTTGGAATTTTCTCTTGTGGGGCGCGTGGCACGGCGCGTGGCTGGCGCTCGAACGGCGGCGCGGCCCGCTGTGGAAAGACACGCCGCCGCTTGTCCAGACGGTTTGCACGTTTGGCGTCGTTTTGCTGTCGTGGACACTGTTTCGCACCGCCGATTTTCCGGCTGCTATTTCCTATTTTCAGGCGCTCTTTGGCTTTGCTGAAAACGCGCCGGGCGCTCTCGCTGTGGGCGGCTTAATCTTGCAGCCGTATTATCTGGTGTCGATTGCGCTGGCGGCGTATTTCGCCTTTTGTTGCCGCAGCGCGTGGGATTGGACACAAAAACTCTCGCTAACGAAAGCGTTCGCGTGTTTGTTATTGTTGTGGTTTGCGCTCGTGATGCTTTTAACGCAAGCCTACAATCCGTTTATTTACTTCATTTTCTGA
- a CDS encoding PQQ-dependent sugar dehydrogenase: MKYLLSALAVGVLAGCAPRENATEKSAEPKSTVAPSTELAATEAPRTKKPTSKPVTIRYRNEVPAGVTLANKLTVPRGFDVRVWAENLDGPRRLLVVPRGKNADVLVAESNGNRVSLLRDADGNGSPETRSVLVSEQRQPFGLAVQNGWLYVGNTDAVVRLTYKIGETKAGAPQKILDLPDGGHWTRNLLFSRDGKKLFVAVGSECNTCEEEAPRAAISTVNPDGSGLKTWASGLRNPVGMALRPGTDELWTVVNERDNLGDDLPPDYLTRVDKGAFYGWPYALTDIDRKTTPDPSFGDKNPTLVKQTTAPTVPVQAHSAALGVAFYDRAQFGAGFNGDAFLAFHGSWNRSTKTGYKIVRVDFQNGVPVEVSDFVRGFQNGEDVWGRPVDVAVLPDGSLLFSDDGGGKIWRVTKK; this comes from the coding sequence ATGAAATATCTGCTGTCTGCCCTCGCGGTCGGCGTACTCGCCGGTTGTGCGCCGCGTGAGAACGCCACCGAAAAGAGCGCTGAGCCGAAATCGACCGTTGCGCCCTCCACTGAATTGGCGGCAACGGAAGCCCCGCGCACCAAGAAGCCAACCTCCAAGCCGGTCACTATTCGTTATCGCAACGAAGTTCCGGCTGGCGTGACTTTAGCCAACAAACTGACGGTTCCGCGCGGCTTTGATGTGCGCGTTTGGGCCGAGAATCTCGATGGGCCGCGTCGCTTGCTGGTGGTTCCACGCGGGAAAAACGCCGATGTTCTGGTGGCCGAATCGAACGGCAATCGCGTGTCGTTGTTGCGCGACGCCGATGGCAATGGTTCGCCGGAAACGCGCTCGGTGCTGGTGAGCGAACAGCGGCAGCCATTTGGTCTCGCCGTTCAGAATGGCTGGCTTTATGTCGGCAACACCGACGCGGTTGTGCGTTTGACGTATAAAATCGGCGAGACAAAAGCGGGCGCGCCGCAAAAGATTCTCGATTTGCCCGATGGCGGCCACTGGACGCGCAACTTGTTGTTCTCGCGCGATGGCAAAAAATTGTTTGTCGCGGTTGGCTCCGAGTGCAATACCTGCGAAGAAGAGGCGCCCCGTGCCGCGATTTCAACGGTGAATCCCGATGGCTCTGGTTTGAAAACGTGGGCTTCGGGCTTACGAAATCCGGTGGGAATGGCGCTGCGCCCCGGCACCGATGAGTTGTGGACAGTGGTGAATGAACGCGACAATCTCGGCGACGATCTGCCGCCCGATTATCTGACGCGCGTCGATAAAGGCGCGTTTTACGGCTGGCCTTACGCCCTCACCGACATCGACCGTAAAACCACGCCCGACCCCAGCTTTGGCGATAAAAACCCGACGCTTGTGAAGCAAACGACGGCACCGACCGTTCCGGTGCAAGCGCATTCGGCGGCGCTTGGCGTGGCGTTTTACGACCGAGCGCAATTTGGCGCAGGTTTCAACGGCGATGCGTTTCTGGCGTTTCACGGCTCGTGGAACCGCAGCACGAAAACGGGTTATAAAATTGTGCGCGTCGATTTTCAAAATGGCGTGCCGGTTGAGGTTTCCGATTTCGTGCGCGGCTTCCAAAACGGCGAAGATGTGTGGGGCCGTCCGGTCGATGTCGCTGTTCTGCCCGACGGCAGTTTGTTATTCTCCGACGATGGCGGCGGAAAAATTTGGCGGGTGACAAAGAAATAA
- the nadB gene encoding L-aspartate oxidase produces the protein MSYLLPFDGASLVQEEFDFLVIGSGVAGLSCAIELEDYGTVAVLTKEGIAGGSTQWAQGGIAAVLSPEPLDSPDLHLQDTMQAGAGLCDRAAVDVLVNEGPHRIRQLIARGAHFDTETTGELKLTREAAHRARRIVHAGGDATGMEVQRSLSASTHLAPRISVRENMVSVDFLLAQDGDTTRCVGVLAMDANSGEMRIFRSKATIAATGGIGALYKVTTNPPVLTGDGVAMAFRAGAALMDMEFVQFHPTAFAKGPNNPKFLISEAVRGEGAVLLNNKGERFMTRYHPDAELAPRDVVSRAIAQEILNTGADYVTLDLTGNTAQEIAARFPKIYSTCVSYGIDPAHEPIPVSPAEHYMMGGIRTDLDGATDVRGLLACGEAACTGVHGANRLASNSMLEGLVFGIRTVQSAIRLQREDFQCETPLISTANAGAEFPDEEIDAARVRLQELMWKRAGLVRSGEGLQEAMDELDAMQQKYGTPAARREPIELANMICVSRLVTRAALERRESRGAHFRTDFPALNDDDWQHHVVLRCKDGELHVDEAATE, from the coding sequence ATGTCCTATTTGTTGCCGTTCGACGGCGCGTCTCTGGTGCAGGAAGAATTCGATTTTTTAGTGATCGGTTCCGGTGTTGCGGGCCTTTCGTGTGCGATTGAACTGGAAGATTACGGCACAGTTGCCGTCTTGACGAAAGAAGGTATCGCGGGCGGCTCGACGCAATGGGCGCAGGGCGGCATCGCTGCGGTGCTTTCGCCCGAACCTCTCGATTCGCCCGATTTGCATTTGCAAGACACGATGCAAGCGGGCGCCGGACTTTGCGACCGCGCTGCTGTTGATGTGCTGGTTAACGAAGGGCCGCATCGGATTCGGCAGCTCATCGCGCGCGGTGCTCACTTCGATACCGAAACAACGGGCGAATTGAAACTCACGCGCGAAGCGGCTCATCGTGCGCGGCGTATTGTTCATGCGGGCGGCGACGCAACGGGCATGGAAGTGCAGCGCTCGCTTTCGGCCTCGACGCATCTGGCGCCGCGCATTTCAGTGCGTGAGAACATGGTATCGGTCGATTTTCTGCTCGCGCAAGACGGTGACACCACGCGCTGCGTCGGCGTTCTGGCGATGGATGCGAATTCAGGCGAGATGCGAATTTTTCGCTCCAAAGCGACGATTGCCGCTACCGGTGGTATCGGCGCGCTGTATAAAGTGACGACGAACCCGCCTGTTCTCACCGGCGATGGCGTTGCGATGGCCTTTCGCGCCGGCGCTGCGTTGATGGATATGGAATTCGTGCAATTCCACCCAACGGCGTTTGCCAAAGGCCCGAATAACCCGAAGTTTTTAATTTCGGAAGCGGTGCGCGGCGAAGGCGCAGTTCTGCTTAACAACAAGGGCGAGCGCTTTATGACGCGCTATCATCCCGATGCCGAACTGGCGCCGCGCGATGTGGTTTCGCGCGCGATTGCCCAAGAAATTCTCAATACCGGCGCCGATTATGTCACGCTCGATTTGACGGGCAACACGGCGCAGGAAATCGCGGCGCGCTTCCCGAAAATTTATTCGACGTGCGTTTCCTACGGCATCGATCCCGCGCACGAGCCGATTCCAGTTTCTCCTGCCGAGCATTATATGATGGGTGGAATTCGCACAGATCTCGACGGCGCAACCGATGTGCGCGGCTTGCTGGCGTGCGGCGAAGCCGCGTGCACCGGCGTTCACGGCGCGAACCGTCTGGCATCGAATTCGATGCTCGAAGGTCTGGTATTCGGCATTCGCACTGTCCAAAGCGCCATTCGCTTGCAGCGCGAAGACTTCCAGTGCGAAACGCCGCTGATTTCGACGGCAAATGCAGGCGCAGAATTTCCCGACGAGGAAATCGACGCGGCGCGGGTGCGCTTGCAGGAATTGATGTGGAAACGTGCAGGTCTGGTGAGAAGCGGAGAAGGACTTCAAGAAGCCATGGATGAACTCGACGCGATGCAGCAGAAATACGGCACGCCCGCGGCGCGCCGCGAACCGATTGAATTAGCGAACATGATTTGTGTGTCCCGCCTGGTGACGCGCGCCGCACTCGAACGCCGCGAAAGTCGCGGCGCTCATTTCCGCACCGACTTTCCTGCGTTAAATGATGACGACTGGCAGCATCACGTCGTCCTGCGCTGCAAGGATGGCGAGCTTCATGTGGACGAAGCGGCAACCGAATAA
- a CDS encoding PP2C family protein-serine/threonine phosphatase: MPSHTITAVSDVAVSPLNEEASHFKASLFTSIIAIVVGCSVLAGWAFDWENFKRILPRLVAMNPATALCFVAAGASLVCWARFERQRSQTQRSRVRFRSGARLLACIPLLAGALKLFSLTTGVDIPLDRWLFSARLADAATGFPNRMAPNTAFNLFFVGCALLFLDFRTRRGAIPSQMLAILAAIASLLALFGYAYGSKTLYGVASYIPMALHTALTFLVLVYGILAFNPRQGLMATFTDPGTGGLMARRLLPVVIGLPFVIGWLRLRGERAGLYDTALGVSLSVVASTTIFAAIVWWTANLLQTVDARRQSAEAERNTAASALRVAHEETQRRNAGMEADLLLAREIQQAFLPQQFISFPQPGAPVADALRFHHRYQPATALGGDFADVLLISDTKAGIFICDVMGHGVRSALVTAVVRGLAQELMTVATDPGQFLAQINRGLLAIFERTETPMFMTAFYLVADVETCEMHYASAGHPCPLRLRGASENGSRVEALNFGDATPGPALGIFSDSTYATCHSPLVAGDLIFLFTDGLVEIENHNGEEFDETHLMAAITQRASQAPAQLLDELLAEARSFAPHGEFEDDICLMGVEVTSSANK; the protein is encoded by the coding sequence ATGCCCTCGCATACGATAACAGCCGTTTCGGATGTGGCCGTGTCGCCGTTAAACGAAGAAGCGAGTCATTTCAAAGCGAGCCTGTTCACTAGCATTATCGCTATTGTCGTGGGTTGCAGCGTGCTCGCAGGTTGGGCTTTCGATTGGGAAAATTTCAAGCGAATCCTACCGCGTCTGGTCGCAATGAATCCGGCGACGGCGCTGTGCTTTGTGGCCGCAGGCGCGTCGCTCGTGTGTTGGGCGCGCTTCGAGCGACAAAGATCGCAGACGCAGCGTTCGCGGGTTCGCTTCCGAAGCGGCGCGCGACTTCTGGCTTGTATCCCCTTGCTCGCCGGTGCGCTCAAGCTGTTTTCATTGACGACCGGCGTTGATATTCCTCTCGACCGCTGGCTTTTCTCCGCCCGTCTTGCAGATGCAGCAACGGGTTTCCCCAATCGCATGGCGCCCAATACGGCGTTCAACCTTTTCTTTGTAGGATGCGCGCTCCTCTTCCTCGATTTCCGCACACGGCGCGGCGCGATTCCTTCGCAGATGCTGGCGATCCTGGCGGCGATTGCGTCGTTGCTGGCGCTATTCGGCTACGCCTACGGTTCGAAAACACTTTACGGCGTCGCTTCGTATATCCCGATGGCGCTCCATACAGCCCTGACTTTTCTAGTGCTGGTGTATGGAATTTTAGCATTCAACCCGCGTCAGGGCCTGATGGCGACGTTCACCGACCCGGGAACCGGCGGCTTGATGGCGCGGCGCTTGTTGCCCGTTGTCATTGGCTTGCCGTTTGTCATCGGCTGGTTGCGGCTGCGCGGCGAACGCGCCGGTTTATACGACACCGCTCTCGGCGTTTCTCTTTCGGTCGTCGCGAGCACTACAATCTTTGCCGCCATTGTGTGGTGGACAGCGAACCTGTTACAGACTGTCGATGCCCGCCGTCAGTCGGCGGAAGCAGAGCGCAACACGGCAGCCTCTGCACTCCGCGTCGCGCACGAGGAAACGCAGCGCAGAAATGCAGGCATGGAAGCCGACTTGTTGCTGGCGCGAGAAATTCAGCAAGCGTTTCTGCCGCAGCAATTCATCAGTTTTCCTCAACCCGGCGCTCCGGTTGCCGATGCTCTGCGCTTTCACCATCGTTACCAGCCGGCAACCGCGCTCGGCGGCGATTTCGCCGATGTCCTGTTGATTTCCGATACAAAAGCCGGAATCTTTATTTGCGACGTGATGGGACACGGCGTGCGCTCGGCGCTTGTCACTGCCGTTGTGCGTGGCCTGGCGCAGGAACTCATGACGGTCGCCACCGATCCGGGGCAGTTTCTGGCGCAAATCAATCGGGGGTTGCTCGCGATCTTTGAACGCACCGAAACGCCGATGTTCATGACTGCGTTTTATCTGGTTGCCGACGTCGAAACGTGCGAGATGCACTACGCCAGCGCGGGTCATCCATGTCCGTTACGGCTTCGAGGTGCAAGCGAAAACGGCAGCAGGGTCGAAGCGCTGAACTTTGGCGACGCGACACCCGGCCCGGCGCTGGGCATTTTCTCCGATTCGACTTACGCAACCTGTCACAGTCCTCTTGTCGCGGGCGACCTAATTTTTCTTTTTACCGATGGTCTTGTTGAAATCGAGAATCACAACGGCGAAGAGTTCGATGAAACCCATTTAATGGCCGCCATCACACAGCGGGCCTCGCAAGCTCCGGCGCAATTGCTCGATGAACTCCTCGCCGAAGCGCGCAGTTTCGCACCGCACGGAGAATTCGAGGACGACATTTGCCTGATGGGTGTGGAAGTGACTTCTTCTGCCAACAAATAG
- a CDS encoding FKBP-type peptidyl-prolyl cis-trans isomerase produces MIRSRRSTIRSRQRHALVMCAIVLLQSFAVPVFAQQAMAQGAGADLSEALRGTGVPQSIKASQLTAQWRSFAPNAGQADLFSALSHQRMPAQSPYYTQGETLRAGNETYLIAYRKSPDAPLTRREMRMDDDGDGTPNVQEEESKRLSPNDVLTLSLLNLRTIGDLNDVRAFNPAKDVLSAAEAKKQASLQDTEGSTRNLKQIGLGVMQYIQDYDEKFPPMRSAQSKAEIAAPQGRLITVQQAIQPYVKSTEIFVHPTTKQLYVPNIALSGVNQAEIENSAQTVMFWEKKPAADGRRAVLYADGHVKRELETEWPKIMARSNRLVPPKKWKPVTKQKQRLPKRFGKAIRTRMIQGMKVEDIRIGTGKEAKKGTSVSVDYRGFLRDGKMFDESYQRGPFETKIPGEVIEGWNLGLIGMKVGGKRRLTIPSKLAYGDEGVGQIPPKATLIFEVELRKVS; encoded by the coding sequence ATGATTCGCTCGCGTCGTTCCACCATTCGTTCCCGTCAGCGCCATGCCCTTGTCATGTGCGCCATTGTGTTGCTGCAAAGTTTTGCGGTTCCGGTTTTTGCTCAGCAGGCAATGGCTCAAGGTGCCGGCGCCGATTTGTCCGAAGCGCTGCGCGGAACCGGCGTGCCGCAAAGCATCAAAGCCAGCCAGCTCACGGCTCAATGGCGCAGCTTTGCGCCCAACGCCGGTCAGGCCGATTTGTTTTCCGCGCTTTCGCATCAGCGAATGCCCGCGCAGTCGCCCTATTACACGCAAGGCGAAACATTGCGCGCCGGAAACGAAACCTACCTGATTGCTTACCGCAAATCCCCCGACGCTCCGCTCACGCGCCGCGAAATGCGAATGGATGATGATGGCGACGGCACACCCAATGTCCAAGAAGAAGAATCCAAGCGATTGAGTCCCAATGATGTCCTGACGCTTTCGCTTCTTAATCTGCGCACCATTGGCGATTTGAACGATGTCCGCGCTTTCAATCCGGCGAAAGATGTTCTCAGCGCCGCCGAAGCCAAAAAACAAGCCAGCCTGCAAGACACCGAAGGCTCGACCCGCAACCTGAAGCAAATCGGGTTGGGCGTTATGCAATACATTCAGGATTACGACGAAAAGTTTCCGCCAATGCGAAGCGCGCAAAGCAAGGCAGAAATTGCGGCACCACAAGGGCGTCTCATCACAGTGCAGCAGGCTATCCAGCCGTATGTCAAAAGCACCGAAATCTTTGTGCATCCGACAACCAAGCAACTGTATGTACCGAACATCGCGTTATCGGGCGTAAATCAGGCAGAGATTGAAAACTCGGCGCAAACCGTCATGTTCTGGGAAAAGAAGCCTGCTGCCGATGGGCGCCGCGCGGTTCTTTACGCCGATGGCCATGTAAAGCGCGAACTCGAAACCGAGTGGCCGAAGATTATGGCACGCTCAAATCGTTTGGTGCCACCGAAGAAGTGGAAGCCGGTCACCAAACAAAAGCAACGCTTACCCAAACGCTTCGGAAAAGCCATAAGAACGCGAATGATTCAGGGTATGAAAGTCGAGGACATACGCATCGGCACAGGCAAAGAAGCGAAAAAAGGAACAAGTGTTTCTGTGGATTATCGTGGCTTTTTGCGAGACGGAAAAATGTTTGATGAAAGCTACCAACGCGGCCCATTCGAAACCAAGATTCCCGGCGAAGTGATTGAAGGCTGGAATCTCGGTCTTATCGGCATGAAAGTCGGCGGAAAACGCCGCCTGACGATTCCATCAAAATTGGCTTATGGTGACGAAGGCGTCGGCCAGATTCCGCCCAAAGCCACACTAATCTTTGAAGTTGAATTGCGTAAAGTCAGCTAG